The genome window CGATCAGGGCATGCAACCCGACGATCGCGGCTGGGGCAAAAGCTAATAAGTAGATCCAGAACCCGCGCCGCGCCAAAAAATTCCGCCGCAGCTCGATCCGTGCCAGGATCCCCGTTTGTTCTGCCCACAACTGCCAGGACTGTTTGCTGACCCATTGCCGAAAACGCCAAAACAGCCTCCGCCCACTCATTGGTTCCCCCGGTCGGAACCGATCAAATACTGATAGATCGAGTTCACGTCGTCGTCGGCAGGCGCGACCGCATCCACCTCAACTTCGCCCTTCGACACCACCCTGTTCAGCAGCAGGTAAAACTGCTCGGCGTCGCGCGTCCGAACCAGCACGCCGCGACCATCGTTCTGGATTTTGGCTTCCACCACGTGATTGAGCACGAAAACTTCAGCGGCTAGCTTCGCAGGGTTGGAACAGCGCACCAATATCTGCATAGGGTGGTCCTTAACCTCTCGCCGGACCTCCTGGATCTGGCCTTCAGCCACAACATAACCGTGGCTCATCAGTACTACGCGATCGGAAATGCGGTCCACTTCCTCGAGAATGTGGCTGGAGATGACAACGTGCATTCCTTTCTTGCCCAAGGCCTCAAAAAGTGCGATCGCTTCGGCACGAGCCATCGGATCCAGGCCATTCAACGGTTCATCTAGCACTAGCACGGAAGGATGATGCGCGATGGCTTGAGCCAGGCGGATGCGCTGCCGCATGCCCTTACTGTAGCCGGCAACCTTGCGTCTTGCGGCTTCGCTCATGCCCACTCGCTCTAGGGCTTCATCGGTTAGCTTCCGGGCCTGGTGGGGGGGGAAACCATGGAGCCGGAGAGGCGCGTAGATGAAGTCCAGTCCGGTAACGTAGCGAGGAAACGAGTCAAACTGGCTGCAATAGCCGACACGCTTGAAAAACTCCAGGGGGTCATCGGGAGTGAGACCGAGAACGCTGACATGTCCCTGGCTGGCACGGATCAGCCCGGTAAGCAGATTCATCAGCGTCGTCTTGCCGGAGCCGTTGGGACCAACGAGGCTGGTGATCCCCGGCCCCAAACACAAATTGACGCGATTAACACCCAGCACTTCCCCATAAAACTTGGAGACATTCTCAAAAACGATTTGCTCGCTCGCATTTCTCATCCGCGTACCACCTCGCGAGCGCGTAGTCGGCGGTTCAGGATGGCGAGCGAGGCGAGGCAGACGATCAACAACGTCGCCCAAGCCGCGGCAATTGGAAGCGGTGTCTTCGAGAAGCCCTGGAAGAAGTCCAGGGTTAGGTGAAAGCGGTCATAAACAATCACGCGGAACAGGTATTGCAGATTCAGCAGGCGGCCCCAATTTGTACGCATCACCGCGTCGAAAGCTTCTCCGAACCCCGCGGGCACGAAAAATAGCGCGTAGGTCACCGCGGTAGCCACGATCCGCCACTTCACCCAAGCAGAAATCGCCAAGGCAACTGCGGCTAGTACCACAATCCAGACCCAGGAAGCTAGCAGGATAGCGCCGGCCATCCACAGATGCGGCCAGAGCCAGTTTCCGCTGGCGAGCCCCGCTTCCAGGAAGAAAAGCAGGAGCAGAGGGAGCCAGGTTACGACTGAAAGCAGCCCCATCAAAACCGCGAATTTACCAAGCACGTATTCAGCACGGCTGAAAGAACGGCTCAGGAAAAGAGGAAGAGCACCGTTGGCCAGATCTCCGGCGATCAGCACCGGCCCGACCCAGGAAGTTAGAAGCAAAGCCAACCAGGCTTGGGCGATGAGGAAATTGCAAAAAAATCGGGCGTCCACCAGGAGAAAGTTCTGTTTCCCGAGTTTGAGAATCGCTTGCGCTGTCTCACTGTTGGCGACGTATATGAACGTTGCGCCCGCCACAAGCGGAAACATGCAAAAGAACAATAAGGCCACAAAGAAGCGAGACTGGAACAAATCACCGGCGGCGTAGCGTGTGAGCACGAAAAAGCGCGACCAGCGCGGTGTCAGCGGCCCTTCATAGGGTTTATAGCGGCGCTTATATACGGCCATTGACTGTCCCGGTCTGTTCCATGGCGTTGAGGAAGATATCTTCCAATGAGTCACGGCGGTGATTCATGCGGCGAATCTGCACGCCCTGCTCAGCCGCAATGCGATAGAGTTCGCGAACTTCGACGTTGTCGGGCATCACTAGTTTCAACCGGCCTCGGCCGAAAGTGGCGCATTCACAACCGAGTTTCTCCAGCGCCTCGGTGAAATTGCCGTTTGCGCCGATTGTCTCCATTTCCAGGAACTTGCGGTTGGCGCGTCGCTCTTCTTCCAGGTTGCACAAAGCAGCAACGCGGCCATCGCGCAGAATCAGCACCTCGTCGCAGGTTTCGTCGACGTCGCGAAGTAAGTGGGAAGAAAGCAGCAGGCAGATGTCGCTGGCATCGCGGATTTCGCGGATGAGTTCGATCATGCGTTTGCGGGCCGGTGGATCCATGCCGT of Terriglobales bacterium contains these proteins:
- a CDS encoding ABC transporter ATP-binding protein, which produces MRNASEQIVFENVSKFYGEVLGVNRVNLCLGPGITSLVGPNGSGKTTLMNLLTGLIRASQGHVSVLGLTPDDPLEFFKRVGYCSQFDSFPRYVTGLDFIYAPLRLHGFPPHQARKLTDEALERVGMSEAARRKVAGYSKGMRQRIRLAQAIAHHPSVLVLDEPLNGLDPMARAEAIALFEALGKKGMHVVISSHILEEVDRISDRVVLMSHGYVVAEGQIQEVRREVKDHPMQILVRCSNPAKLAAEVFVLNHVVEAKIQNDGRGVLVRTRDAEQFYLLLNRVVSKGEVEVDAVAPADDDVNSIYQYLIGSDRGNQ